Sequence from the Gracilinanus agilis isolate LMUSP501 chromosome 6, AgileGrace, whole genome shotgun sequence genome:
ttgccattctcttcaatgaaattgttgattgtttctatgatttcttctttgactaattggttttggagaatcatattatttaatttccaattagttttgatttgcctgtccaggggtcttactaattattatttttattgcattatgatctgagaaggttacatttattatttctgctcttttgcatttgttcgcattgtttctatgccctattaaatggtcaatctttgtgaatgtaccatgtgcaacttaaaagaaggtgtattcctttttgtccctatttatttttctctacatatcaattaaatctaatttttctaggacttcattcacctctcttaactcttatttattttttagtttgatttatctagatctgaaagagaaacatttagatctcccactattatggttttactatctatttccttcttgagctctgccagtttctcctttatgaatttggattctatgccacttggtgcatacatattgagcagtattatttcctcattcatgcctttaatcaggatgtaatgaccttccctgtctttttttttttcgcTTCTTTTAGATTTCATTAGATAGCGAAAGGTGAATGAGGAGAAGGGAGTACCTCTTTCAATGAGATCATGGACTTACTGAAGGATTAACTAATCTTTTTTCCTAAACTGTGAGAAAGGGTAAATTGGCTGTGTATGGTATCCTATATCCTATTTTGGGTTCTCAGTAgtttggttcttttctttttctgtatatttttctAGTCAAAGTAACCACTTGGACCAGTATTGAGAACAGAGGTCTGAGTCCATGAAATGTGTGTGAGCAGGGGATCCATCCTTGTAAGCCACCACAATTAAACCACACTGAACCTCAAAGTTATAGTTGGCATCGTGGTTTATGGCTCCAACATATGCTACCCCTTGTAAAGGGTTGTCAAATGTGTTCCAGATAAATGGTTTTGGTTTCTCTGAAGTCTTCCAATCAATCACACACAGCTTACCCCAATATTCAGCTACACAGTCCATTAGGCCCAGGTACTTAAGAGTCTCATGATGAACTGCACTTTCTAGAGCTCTTACTCCACTGATGTCTTTTAGAACATGCTGGACACTTGCTACATACCCAGAACTAATAGCTTTTTCATCTAATTCTTTTAACTGCTCTGGGGATGAAAGCATAGCTTCTAATACTTCATGGAAGTGTTTCCCTTGCAAAAAGATGTCTGAAGTATATTTTGCAAAGCCATCTTCTCCCAGCTCCAGTATCATTCGATGTTTCC
This genomic interval carries:
- the LOC123250949 gene encoding mitochondrial genome maintenance exonuclease 1-like isoform X1, giving the protein MQSLSSMCKKLGRSSRLFVELAPSISFSTSCYFCSQKKKNNSYQEVDQNRYSNLIHSIVSTRISSQTPESLFQEDELLYGPVSKCKTQEQGSGPKVAQNTILLLNPEKRNGSNTITDSIPLKIPLQKNKIPSVTRILQQTMTEKQILILERWKHRMILELGEDGFAKYTSDIFLQGKHFHEVLEAMLSSPEQLKELDEKAISSGYVASVQHVLKDISGVRALESAVHHETLKYLGLMDCVAEYWGKLCVIDWKTSEKPKPFIWNTFDNPLQGVAYVGAINHDANYNFEVQCGLIVVAYKDGSPAHTHFMDSDLCSQYWSKWLL
- the LOC123250949 gene encoding mitochondrial genome maintenance exonuclease 1-like isoform X2, with translation MQSLSSMCKKLGRSSRLFVELAPSISFSTSCYFCSQKKKNNSYQEVDQNRYSNLIHSIVSTRISSQTPESLFQEDELLYGPVSKYGFAKYTSDIFLQGKHFHEVLEAMLSSPEQLKELDEKAISSGYVASVQHVLKDISGVRALESAVHHETLKYLGLMDCVAEYWGKLCVIDWKTSEKPKPFIWNTFDNPLQGVAYVGAINHDANYNFEVQCGLIVVAYKDGSPAHTHFMDSDLCSQYWSKWLL